GAACAGGCCCTCGGCACGCGTGCTGCGCAGCAGCTGCACGAGGCGCTCGCGCTGTGCCGCGCCGACCCGGCCCACGGCCAGTCCCGCGGGCGAGGCAACGGCGCTGGACAGCCCGATCAAGGCCAGTGGGCCGCGGCGACGCAGCACCGGGAAGGCATTGTCCACATCGTCCGCGGCTGCATCCGTTGCGTCGCCCTGCCAGTAGGGCGCCCAGTGGGCGGCGCCCTGCTCCCAGGCGCCGGGTACGGTGGCGTCGTGGTTGCCGGGCACGATCATCACGCGCGCGGGGTCGGCAAGGCGATCCAGCCAGGCGCGCGCCTGCCGGTATTCGCTCTCCAGGCCGAGATTGGTGAGGTCGCCGGTCACGGTGATCCAGTCCGGGGCTTGGGCATGCAGGTCCGCCACCAGGCGGTCCAGGGTCTCGGGGAGGTAGCGCTTGTGGCGTTTCGTGTACCAGGAGAGCAGGCCCAGCAGGCGCTTGTTGAGTACGGCAGTGGGCGGCACACCGGCGGGCAACGGCAGGTGCGGGTCCGACAGGTGTGCCAGTACCGTGCTGCTCGTGTCCTCTGGGTGGCGGCGGGGCTGCATCAGCGTCGTCGTGGTTTGCCGGGTTGATATGGCGGGCCGGGCACGTGGCCCGGCCCGCGAGCGCCTAGTCCTGGCCGCCGCAGCGGGCCGAGGCAAAGGCCGTGCTGGCACGGGCGTCCCCGAAGGCGGCCACGATGGCATCGATCTGCTCGAAGCTGTGACCGGCACTCATGCTGCAGCGCAGCAGCGAGGCGCCGTCCGGCGAGGCGGGCGGGACCACCAGGTTGACGTAGACGCCGCTGGCCAGCAGCTCGTTCCAGATGCGGGCCGCCTCGTCGTGGGACTCCACGCGTACCGCGACCACCGGGCTGGGTGGCGAGGCGAGCTTGCAACCCAGGTCGGTGAGGCCGGTGTAAAGCCGGTCCACGTTGGCCCACAGCCGCTCCTTGATCTCGGGGCGGGTGCGGATGGCCTTCAGTGCCCAGTGTGCCGCGGCGATATTGGCCGGGCTCGAGGAGGCGGTGAAGATGTAGGGGCGGCTGCCGTAACGCAGCAGGTTGAGTTCTTCGTGGCGGCTGACGCAGAAACCGCCCAGCGAGCCCAGGCTCTTGCTGAAGGTGCCGGTGATGAAGTCCACCTCGTCGAGGATGCCGGTCTGTTCAGCCACGCCCAGGCCTCTCTCGCCGTACACGCCCAGGGAGTGGGCCTCGTCCACCATGAAGTAGGCGCCGAATTCCTTGGCCACGGCGCAGAGCTCCGCCAGCGGGGCGGTGTCGCCCAGCATGCTGTACAGGCCCTCGGTGATGACCAGTGAACCCTCGGCGT
This region of Chromatiales bacterium genomic DNA includes:
- a CDS encoding aminotransferase class I/II-fold pyridoxal phosphate-dependent enzyme, which encodes MSISKRFAELTHIRDALGAADADPSRVVMEKLLSATEAMIAGRRTILAGTNNYLGLTFEQGILDAACDALHEQGSGTTGSRMANGSFSSHVALEQEFADFYGVPSAMIFSTGYQANLGLIMGLLRAGDKVVLDAHSHASIYDGCRISGADFFTFRHNDPDDLRKRLGRLGADAEGSLVITEGLYSMLGDTAPLAELCAVAKEFGAYFMVDEAHSLGVYGERGLGVAEQTGILDEVDFITGTFSKSLGSLGGFCVSRHEELNLLRYGSRPYIFTASSSPANIAAAHWALKAIRTRPEIKERLWANVDRLYTGLTDLGCKLASPPSPVVAVRVESHDEAARIWNELLASGVYVNLVVPPASPDGASLLRCSMSAGHSFEQIDAIVAAFGDARASTAFASARCGGQD
- a CDS encoding metallophosphoesterase, with amino-acid sequence MQPRRHPEDTSSTVLAHLSDPHLPLPAGVPPTAVLNKRLLGLLSWYTKRHKRYLPETLDRLVADLHAQAPDWITVTGDLTNLGLESEYRQARAWLDRLADPARVMIVPGNHDATVPGAWEQGAAHWAPYWQGDATDAAADDVDNAFPVLRRRGPLALIGLSSAVASPAGLAVGRVGAAQRERLVQLLRSTRAEGLFRVLLIHHPLIEGTVSRRKRLVDSAELQALLAAEGIELVIHGHGHESHHQALETRDGHAPVIGVPSASSVHGELAAYHLYRITRAGRGWELELTARRVGMDHRVETSTCTTQSIERAHAA